The following DNA comes from Weissella koreensis KACC 15510.
GGATACTTTGAACTTAAAGTAACTAAAAAATCGTATAGCCTTACATGAGATGAGGATATGCGATTTATTTTTATTTAAATGTAATTGGTATAGTTTAACGAAACCTTGTGAATGGCTTAATAAACTTATTTATATTGTTAAATTATTATTTTTGGTATAATGTGTTTATGCTATTGGTGAAGGGAGCAGCATGATGGAAATGATGAATCGACGCCCACTGGTTATTGCGAATTGGAAGATGAACAAGTTACCAAGTGAATCGTCAGCTTATATTCAAAAAATTGCAAATCCGCTGAGACGCTATCCTGATGTGATTCCCGTTTTAGCAGGTCAGGATGTTTTATTGCCTGCAATGGTTGAAGCGGCCAAACAGACGGATATCTCAATTGGTGCTGAAAATATGTATTGGCAAGATCGTGGTGCTTTTACTGGTGAAACTTCCCCTGCAGCTTTAGAAGATTTGGGTGTTACATATGTGATTATTGGTCATTCTGAACGACGAAATTATTTTCGTGAAACAGATGAAAAAGTTAATTTAAAGGCACAGGCTGCTTTACAACATAATTTAATTCCTATTATTGCAATTGATGAAGCAATTAAACCTAAAGATGATAATGATCGATCTCACTGGGTGGTAAATGAAGTTATTGAATCTTTAGAAGGTATTTCTGCGGAAGTAGCCAAATCCGTTATTATCGCCTATGAACCGACTGCATCAATTGGGAGTGGTCAAGCCATGACCCCGGCATTAGCACAATTTAGCTTGCGACGAATTCGTCTAACTTTAGCTGATATGTATGATTGGGATGTTGCAAATGCCGTGCGCATTATGTATGGTGGTTCAGTGAAACCAGAAAATGCGTATGAATTAATGATTCAAGATGATATTGATGGGGTCTTAGTTGGTGATTCAGCACTAGACCCAGACAATTTTATTGAATTATGCCAAGTAGCAAATCGAGCACTTCTTACAAAAATTAGACGACTTGATGAGTTTTAATGTAAAAATATGGTATAATTCTCTTTGTGATGGGTATTACAACCCAACTACTAATTATATAATTTGTAAGGAGAATACAAATGTCTGCAATTACTGATATTTATGCACGTGAGGTTTTGGATTCACGTGGTAATCCTACTGTTGAAGTTGAAGTTTACACTGAAGAAGGTGGTTTCGGTCGTGGAATCGTTCCTTCAGGAGCTTCAACTGGAGAACACGAAGCTGTTGAACTTCGTGACGGTGACAAGAGCCGGTTCCTTGGAAAAGGAACTTTGAAGGCTGTTGAAAACGTCAACACTACGATTAAGAACAAGTTGATTGGTATGGATGTTACTGATCAAGTTTTGTTGGATAAGACAATGATCGCTTTGGACGGTACACCAACTAAAGCTAAGTTGGGAGCCAACGCCATTCTTGGTGTTTCAATTGCTGCTGCTCGTGCCGCTGCTGATGAATTGGGAACTCCATTGTACAACTACCTTGGTGGTTTCAATGCTCATACTTTGCCAACTCCAATGATGAACGTTATCAATGGTGGAGCACATGCTGCTAACTCTGTTGATTTCCAAGAATTCATGATCATGCCTGTTGGGGCTAAGACGATGGCCGAAGCTATTCGTATGGGATCAGAAACTTTCCATGCTTTGCAAGCATTGTTGAAGGCTTCAGGTCACTCAACTGCTGTTGGTGATGAAGGTGGATTTGCTCCTGACTTCAAGTCAAACGCAGAACCATTTGAATACTTGTTGAAGGCTATTGAAAATGCTGGCTACACTGCTGGTAAAGATATTGCTATCGCCTTTGACGTTGCTTCATCAGAATTCTTTGATGCAGAACGTAAGCTTTACGTTTTGGATGGAGAACCTGATAAGAAGGAATACACAACTGACGAATTCATCGAATACTTGTCAGACTTAGTTGAAAAGTACCCTATCGTTTCAATCGAAGATCCTTTGGATGAAAACGAATGGGATGCTTGGGTTAAGTTGACTGATAAGCTTGGAGACAAGGTTCAATTGGTTGGTGATGACTTCTTTGTTACTAATACGGAATACTTGAAGAAGGGTATCGACATGGGCGCTGCCAATGCTATCTTGATCAAGGTTAACCAAATTGGTACATTGACTGAAACAATGGAAGCTATTGAAATGGCTAAAGAAGCTGGTTACACAGCGATTGTTTCACACCGTTCAGGTGAAACTGAAGATACAACCATTGCAGACTTAGTTGTTGCAACTAATGCTGGTCAAATTAAGACTGGTTCAATGTCACGTACTGATCGTATTGCTAAGTATAACCAATTGATGCGTATTGAAGATTTGTTGACTCCTGTTGTAGCTGATTACAAGGGTATTAACAGCTTCTACAACATCGATAAAGATGCTAAGGCAGCAATCATCAACTACAAGTAATAAAAATTAAGCAATTAATGTTAATTTAGAGAGGCCGTGACAATTTTTGTCCAGTCTCTTTTTTTGTTTCATTTTTAAATTACAATATAAAAATAATTATCCAAATGAATGAAGCAGACGGTTACCAATTACTAAAAACTATACAAACATGCTACTAATTGGTGAAATTTAATTGAAATGGTAAATAATTGTAAAACCGTATGATTATAAAAAATAATTAAAAATATTAGTTTAGCCATGAAATATCAAATTTAAATTAAGCTGGTCTTGAGTATATATTTTTTTATAAATATAATTTTATGAATTGTTGATATATGAGGTGAGATACCAAGATCATGAAGAAGGAGTTTGAGTAGATGAGTCGTAAAAAAAGGATAAATTATAAAAAGTGGTATGGCTTATTAGCAGCTGTCGTAGTGGCTACTGGAGGATATTTAGAAAATCAACATCAGAAGGACTCTTCAATAAATGATAACTATGCGACTGAAACGGTCAAAACTGATGAAAAAGTTGAATATGGTTCAGTAAATGATCAAAAGCCGACTGAAAGCTTGGCTACTTCAGTTTTGACGGATGATGTAAAAAATCAAGTCCGGGCTCAAACCATTAAATATAATGGAACCGGTGCGTTTGTTGTTGATCAAAATAAAACTAATTTAAATGCAAATGTTTCATCAGCTCCATATGTTCAATTGGCGCGTCAAGATCAACAAGGACGGCCAGGTGCAGCGAATGCATGGTTATCAAGATCAAGTCGCCAATATCGTAATCGTCAAGAAACCGGTAATAATCGTACGATTAATCCGGTCGGTTGGCAACAACTAAGAATTAATGGTAAAAGTCAGGTCCTGTATAATCGTGGACATTCTATTGGATATGCATTAGCTGGGAATATTAATGGATTTGATGCCAGTGAGGCTAATCCGCAAAATATTACTACGCAGACTGCTTGGGCTAATCAATCTTCTAATGGAAATGATCAAAACACTGGACAAAATTATTATGAAAGTTTAGTTCGTAAAGCACTAGATTCAAATAAGAAGGTTCGTTATCGAGTAACGCCCCTTTATACTGGTAATAATTTAGTGCCATCGGTGAATCACATTGAAGCTAAGTCTTCAGATGGAACACTTCAAATTAATGTTTTAATTCCAAATGTACAACCAGGGGTAACGATTAATTATCAAACTGGTGCAGGTAAAATTAACTAGAAAATAAAAAATAAGACTACTTTATTCACTAGGGGTTCCCCAAAAATCAAATAAAGTAGTCCTATTTATATATAAATAATAAGGTTAATGATGCATTGCATAGTGCATAGCATCTGATTCTGGTTCACCATGCAGTCGCTTGTATAAATATCGGGACATACGATAAAAACCGCGCCAATAGCGTTTAAAGAAATGAATGATGAAGTTGGTTACGGTATATAAACCAACTAGAATTAAGATGAAGAAGAAGACGGTAATTAATGAAATGAAAAAGTTTGAATACATGAATGCCTCCAGAATAATAGCAAATAACTTAATTTTTAATGAATATCTTTATTATATATTAGGTTTAACTTTATTTCAAGGGTTAATTAGGTTTAACCTTGAAATAAATTAAGTTTCAGTTTATAATAATGTAAAATAAATTACACTAGGAGTTTAATATGGCAAGTTCAGAAGGTCGAATCATCATGGGACGTAACATTAAACGGTTATTGAAAGAAAACCGAATAACAGCAGTTAAATTTGCTGAAGCAATTGGTGTGTCAACGGCTACTGTTTCTGATTGGTCAAATGGTAAAACGTATCCTCGGATCGATAAACTTGAATTAATGGCTAACTTCTTTGGAGTTGGAAAATACGAATTAGTCGAAGATCAAGAAAATAAGGATCAAAATAACGAAGAACCAACGCTCGTTGCTGCGCATTGGGGGATTGATTTATCACGTTTACCAGCTTATGATCGACAAAGAATTATTGATCGGGCTAAGTCGTATGTTGAAGGATTAGTTGCAGATTATGAGGATCGTCAATGAATAGTAACGAATACGATGAATTATTAATTCGAGTAGAAGAAGATTTAAGACAATATAAATTAACGCCGATTATTTCAGATACGGTACCCCTATATAAAGAAACTCAATTAGAAGGGGTTACTTTTTTAAAGGGAAATAATGCTTTTATATTTGTCGATAAAGATTTAAGTATTTTTGATAAGGCAAAAACGTTAGTCGAGGAGTACTTTCATGCTATTTCTGATCTAGGTAATCATTTGGATTATGATGAATTGCATGCCAATAATGATGAAGTTGATGCACGTGAATCCATTATTGAATACATGACTAACGAACAAACTATTTTAAAACTAGTCCAGAAATATCCCGATCAATCGTTTGAACCATGGATGATCATGGACGAATTGGGATATGATCGTGAATTTGCGGAAGAGACAGTTACTTATTATGAACGGCAAGGATTAATTAATTAATTAATCTCTTAAGAGTTTTTAGTAAATGTGGTTTAAGGTTGGTTATGGGTTAACATAACCTTTTCTGTAAAATAGATACATAATAATGATTTAAATATCTTTGTTAAAAATACTATTTTAGGTACTCATTTATTTGGGTGCCTTTTTTGTTATTTAAGATATAAAAAATCCCAAATTACCAAAGATAACGGTGATAATTTGGGATTTTAAATATTAGCTATGCGCACCGGGGGAATCGAACCCTCATCTCAAGAACCGGAATCTCACGTGATATCCATTACACTAGGCGCGCTTAACAATTCGATAATTATATCATAAATTATTGAACAAGTACAAGTTAATGATTAATTAACAAGACCTGAATAGAAGGATGTTATCAACCTTTTTTAAATGTTGATATTTAAATTTAGTTTGTCTTTAAACCTTGTAAAGGTGATTTACAATGATTAAAAATTAAATAAATGGACTATTACATAACTAGTAGTAATAATAAAGCTACTAAGGGCTTGGAGTCATGTTAAATGTGAAGCCTTCACAAAGTTTGATTGAAATTAATAAGGACAAGTTCTCCGTAAATTGAAAAAGCAGACAGAATCAGCTAATGATGAACAATACAAATATGGTTAAATAGCCATTGGAAACGCTTGCATACAATACTGTTATATAAAAATTTCACAATCTCAAGAAATGATGCCTGATTTGATTTGCGAATTGATCGAAAATAGCGTAAAATAATAGTTGTAAAAAACGTTAACAAAAATATACTTGGAGGCTTCTTACACATGACTGTTAAAATTGGTATCAACGGTTTCGGCCGTATTGGACGTTTGGCATTCCGCCGTATCTTAGAATTAAAAGGTACAGCAGATGATATTGAAGTTGTTGCAATTAACGACTTGACTAACCCTGCAATGTTGGCTTACTTATTGAAGTATGACTCAACTCACGGAACTTTGAATGCTGAAGTTTCAGCAGACGAAACTGGTATCATCGTTGATGGACGCCACATCACAGTTTACGCAGAACGTAATGCTGCAGACTTGAAGTGGGTTGCAAATGACGGTGTTGAAATCGTTTTGGAATCAACTGGATTCTACACTTCAGCAGAAAAGTCACAAGCTCACTTGGATGCAGGTGCTAAGAAGGTTCTTATCTCAGCCCCAGCCGGTGATGTTCCTACTGTTGTTTATGGTGTTAACCAAGATGTTTTGAAAGCAGATGACACAATCGTTTCTGCAGGTTCATGTACTACACAATCTTTGGCACCATTGGCAAACGCTTTGAATGCTGAATTTGGAATCGAACTTGGTTTGATGACAACTGTTCACGCCTTTACTTCTACTCAAATGATTTTGGATGGACCTAAGGGTAAGAAGGCTCGTTCAAACCGTACAGCTTCAGTTAACACTATCCCTCACTCAACTGGTGCAGCCAAGGCTATCGGACTTGTTGTTCCTGAATTGAAGGGTAAGTTGGATGGACATGCACAACGTGTTGGTGTTGTTGACGGTTCTATCACTGAATTGACTACTGTTTTGTCAAAGACTGTTACTGTTGAAGAGATTAACGATGCTGTTAAGAAGTACGAGACTCCTTCATTCGGTTATAACGGAGACGAAATTGTTTCTTCAGACATCATTGGAGATACTCACGGTGCTGTCTTTGACCCAACTTTGACTAAGATTATCACTGTTGGTGACAAGCAATTGGTTCAAACTGCTGCTTGGTATGACAATGAATACGGATTTACTTCAAACATGGTTCGTACTTTATTGCACTTGGCACAATTGTAAAATTAGGCTAATTTAAGCAAGAAAACAGGCGGTTGGAGGAATCTAAACGTCTGTTTTTTTATTGAAAATAGTGCATATTAATATTGGAATTACGGTATAATAAACTAGTAATACTAAATTATAGAAAAAAGAGGATTTTTTGAAAATGTCTAAATTAACAGTCGAAGATTTAGAATTAAAAGGTAAAAAAGTTTTGATGCGAGTTGACTTCAATGTTCCATTGAAGGAAGAAGACGGAGAAGTGGTTGTTTCTAATGACAACCGAATCGTTGCAGCTTTGCCAACTATTAAATATGTTTTGGAACAAGGCGGACGTGCCATTTTGTTCTCTCACTTGGCTCGAGTAAAGAGTGAAGAAGATAAAAAAGGTTTGTCAATGAAGCCAGTTGCACAAAAGTTGGCTGATTTATTGGGACAACCCGTTACTTTTGTACCTGCTACTGAAGGTGTTGAACTTGAAGAAGCAATTAACAATCTTGAAGATGGCCAAGTTTTGGTCTTTGAAAATACTCGTTTCGAAGATGTTGTTGATGGCGTTGAAGTTAAGCGCGAATCAAAGAATGATCCCGAATTGGGAAAGTACTGGGCTTCATTAGGTGACGTATTTGTTAACGACGCCTTTGGAACTGCCCACCGTTCACACGCTTCAAATGCTGGTATCGCAGCTAACATTGAACAAACTGCTGCTGGTTTCCTAATGGAAAAGGAAATTAAGTTCTTAGGTGGCGCTGTTGAAGAACCAGAACGTCCATTCGTTGCTATTATCGGAGGAGCTAAAGTTTCTGATAAAATTACAATTATCCAAAATCTTTTGAAGAAGGCTGATAAAGTTATTGTTGGTGGTGGAATGGCTTATACCTTTGACGCTGCTAATGGTAAGGCAATTGGGAATTCTTTGTTTGAAGAAGACAAGGTTGAATTAGCTAAGCAATTGATCGCTGAAGCTGGAGATAAGTTGGTATTGCCTGTGGATGCCATTGCGGCTGATGCATTTAATAATGATGCTGACACTTATACTGCTGGTGAAGAAGGTATTAAAGATGGCTACATGGGACTTGATATTGGTCCTAAGTCAATTGAACTTTTCAAGTCTGTCTTAGCTGATGCGAAGACTGTTGTATGGAATGGCCCAATGGGTGTCTTTGAAATGACTAACTTCGCTAGAGGAACTCTTGCAATCGGTGAAGAGTTGGTTGAAGTAACTGAAAATGGAGCTACAACTATTGTTGGTGGTGGAGATTCAACGGCTGCTGTTCAACAACTTGGGGTGGCTGATCGTTTGAGCCACATCTCTACTGGTGGTGGTGCTTCATTGGAATACCTTGAAGGAAAGACATTACCTGGAATTGCTGCTATTTCAGAAAAGTAATCTTTTAATAAACATTAATAATGATTAATCTGTGATGATTCAATTTTTTATTGAATTTTCATGGATTTTTTTATTTTGATGAATTTAAATTTATTGAAATAAAAAAACTATATAAAAATCCCCAGCGCATGGATAGTTTTACATAGTAGTTTGGTAGATTTAATTTCAATGAAATCTTATTGGACACGAATTGCTTCACCAGTTTTTAAACTGGTAACATTAGGATTTAGATTCTGTAACTCACTAACACTTAGATTATTATTAACAGCGACTCGATACCATGTATCACCTTGGGTAACCACATAAGACTGTGAATCATCAGATGCAACTGTAGTTGTATCTAGTTCAGTGGTGCTGGTAGTATTATTAGGAACTTCAATAATTTGATCAATTTGGAGAGTTGCCCAATCGATGTTAGGATTTAATTTTTTAAGTTTTTTAGAAGAAGTATTAAACTTAGTGGCAATTGTATCAATCGTCTCGCCAGCTTCAACGGTGTAAACTTTAGTTGTTGCTATTTTTGTAGATTTCTTTGTACTAGTTTTGTGACTTGAGGAACTTGAACTTGTTTTTTTAACCTTTTGGGTGATCTTGCTTGATGTCGCTGTTGCAGTTGGTTCATGATGAAACAACTTATGTAGTCCTCGTGTAATGGTAAATGCTAGGAAAAAAGTAACAAGGAATATTACAATAGAAATGGCGATTCGCTTAAGTACTAGTTTAGTTTTTTTTGACATAATCAATACCCTACTTAAATTATTTTAGATTTAATAGTATTAGTTTATCATTGAATGAAAGTAGATAGCATTAAATTATAAAGT
Coding sequences within:
- a CDS encoding phosphoglycerate kinase, with translation MSKLTVEDLELKGKKVLMRVDFNVPLKEEDGEVVVSNDNRIVAALPTIKYVLEQGGRAILFSHLARVKSEEDKKGLSMKPVAQKLADLLGQPVTFVPATEGVELEEAINNLEDGQVLVFENTRFEDVVDGVEVKRESKNDPELGKYWASLGDVFVNDAFGTAHRSHASNAGIAANIEQTAAGFLMEKEIKFLGGAVEEPERPFVAIIGGAKVSDKITIIQNLLKKADKVIVGGGMAYTFDAANGKAIGNSLFEEDKVELAKQLIAEAGDKLVLPVDAIAADAFNNDADTYTAGEEGIKDGYMGLDIGPKSIELFKSVLADAKTVVWNGPMGVFEMTNFARGTLAIGEELVEVTENGATTIVGGGDSTAAVQQLGVADRLSHISTGGGASLEYLEGKTLPGIAAISEK
- the tpiA gene encoding triose-phosphate isomerase — encoded protein: MMEMMNRRPLVIANWKMNKLPSESSAYIQKIANPLRRYPDVIPVLAGQDVLLPAMVEAAKQTDISIGAENMYWQDRGAFTGETSPAALEDLGVTYVIIGHSERRNYFRETDEKVNLKAQAALQHNLIPIIAIDEAIKPKDDNDRSHWVVNEVIESLEGISAEVAKSVIIAYEPTASIGSGQAMTPALAQFSLRRIRLTLADMYDWDVANAVRIMYGGSVKPENAYELMIQDDIDGVLVGDSALDPDNFIELCQVANRALLTKIRRLDEF
- a CDS encoding lytic transglycosylase; amino-acid sequence: MSKKTKLVLKRIAISIVIFLVTFFLAFTITRGLHKLFHHEPTATATSSKITQKVKKTSSSSSSHKTSTKKSTKIATTKVYTVEAGETIDTIATKFNTSSKKLKKLNPNIDWATLQIDQIIEVPNNTTSTTELDTTTVASDDSQSYVVTQGDTWYRVAVNNNLSVSELQNLNPNVTSLKTGEAIRVQ
- the gap gene encoding type I glyceraldehyde-3-phosphate dehydrogenase, whose protein sequence is MTVKIGINGFGRIGRLAFRRILELKGTADDIEVVAINDLTNPAMLAYLLKYDSTHGTLNAEVSADETGIIVDGRHITVYAERNAADLKWVANDGVEIVLESTGFYTSAEKSQAHLDAGAKKVLISAPAGDVPTVVYGVNQDVLKADDTIVSAGSCTTQSLAPLANALNAEFGIELGLMTTVHAFTSTQMILDGPKGKKARSNRTASVNTIPHSTGAAKAIGLVVPELKGKLDGHAQRVGVVDGSITELTTVLSKTVTVEEINDAVKKYETPSFGYNGDEIVSSDIIGDTHGAVFDPTLTKIITVGDKQLVQTAAWYDNEYGFTSNMVRTLLHLAQL
- a CDS encoding DNA/RNA non-specific endonuclease is translated as MSRKKRINYKKWYGLLAAVVVATGGYLENQHQKDSSINDNYATETVKTDEKVEYGSVNDQKPTESLATSVLTDDVKNQVRAQTIKYNGTGAFVVDQNKTNLNANVSSAPYVQLARQDQQGRPGAANAWLSRSSRQYRNRQETGNNRTINPVGWQQLRINGKSQVLYNRGHSIGYALAGNINGFDASEANPQNITTQTAWANQSSNGNDQNTGQNYYESLVRKALDSNKKVRYRVTPLYTGNNLVPSVNHIEAKSSDGTLQINVLIPNVQPGVTINYQTGAGKIN
- the eno gene encoding phosphopyruvate hydratase; this encodes MSAITDIYAREVLDSRGNPTVEVEVYTEEGGFGRGIVPSGASTGEHEAVELRDGDKSRFLGKGTLKAVENVNTTIKNKLIGMDVTDQVLLDKTMIALDGTPTKAKLGANAILGVSIAAARAAADELGTPLYNYLGGFNAHTLPTPMMNVINGGAHAANSVDFQEFMIMPVGAKTMAEAIRMGSETFHALQALLKASGHSTAVGDEGGFAPDFKSNAEPFEYLLKAIENAGYTAGKDIAIAFDVASSEFFDAERKLYVLDGEPDKKEYTTDEFIEYLSDLVEKYPIVSIEDPLDENEWDAWVKLTDKLGDKVQLVGDDFFVTNTEYLKKGIDMGAANAILIKVNQIGTLTETMEAIEMAKEAGYTAIVSHRSGETEDTTIADLVVATNAGQIKTGSMSRTDRIAKYNQLMRIEDLLTPVVADYKGINSFYNIDKDAKAAIINYK
- a CDS encoding helix-turn-helix domain-containing protein, which translates into the protein MASSEGRIIMGRNIKRLLKENRITAVKFAEAIGVSTATVSDWSNGKTYPRIDKLELMANFFGVGKYELVEDQENKDQNNEEPTLVAAHWGIDLSRLPAYDRQRIIDRAKSYVEGLVADYEDRQ